In Flavobacteriales bacterium, the DNA window TCCCGATCTTATCTTCACCTTCATCTGCATCATTTTCCAGATGTCCTACATCGGTGATGTTTCTCACATACCTCACCTTATAGTTCAACAAGCGCAGGTAACGAAATATCACATCAAAAGTAATGGCGGAACGGGCGTGACCAAGATGTGCTTCTCCGTATACGGTAGGTCCGCAAACATACATACCCACGTGGGGCGGACGAATAGGTTCAAAGACTTCGAATTGTCTCGACAGCGTATTGTAAACTTTGAGCGTACCTTCCATTGGATTTAATCATTGCCGTGCGGATACCATTCTCGCATTCGCTTTCAAAGGAAACAAGAAAATTCGGGATTGAAAAACAAAACCGGTGTGGGAAGACGTCCCGCACCGGTTCATAAGCGTACAATTGTCAGCTACTCTACAATCTCTTCCTGAATAAGTATACCGTTTTTGAAGACGAGGATTCGCTCAAGTTTATTCCTTCTGTTGTACTGGTATATCTTACCGTTGATGAGCCTTCCACCTTCAAAGAAACCTTCCTTCCAGATTTGCTTTTTCTTATTGTATAGCTTGTGGTTTCCTGATCCTGTAAACACACCCAGATCGTTTCCGCTAACCTCAAGTGGAATTTCATTCATGGACTCACTGGAACTTGCTGCCACCGGAGCTTCCTCTTCTTTTGGTTTTACCGGCTTGGTCTTTTGCTCAAACACCTGCGTTTTCTCTGGATTGATCTTGCCTCCTGTGTAATCTTTCACCGACTTCAGGGAACCATCATCGTAGTACTCTTTTTGAATGCCATCTTCCTTCCCGCCGTTCCAGGTTCCTTCGATCATCAGCTTGCCATTCTCATGGTAATACTTTTGAACCCCTTGCCTCTTGCCAT includes these proteins:
- a CDS encoding toxin-antitoxin system YwqK family antitoxin, coding for MEGDTVNFVDANQLKQGHWIYQGKDKPEWKCEAESKVEEGQYADSRKEDIWKQYYCNGVVKNEITYDNDKPLGYAKFYYKTGKMSEEGFWKNQKWDGSYKFYHENGNLAYEWHYENGKRQGVQKYYHENGKLMIEGTWNGGKEDGIQKEYYDDGSLKSVKDYTGGKINPEKTQVFEQKTKPVKPKEEEAPVAASSSESMNEIPLEVSGNDLGVFTGSGNHKLYNKKKQIWKEGFFEGGRLINGKIYQYNRRNKLERILVFKNGILIQEEIVE